The Lucilia cuprina isolate Lc7/37 unplaced genomic scaffold, ASM2204524v1 Scaffold_7168, whole genome shotgun sequence DNA window agtctagtctatagtctagtctatagtctagtctatagtctagtctatagtctagtctatagtctagtctatagtctatagcctagtctagtctagtctatagtctagtctagtctagtctatagtctagtctagtccagtctatagtctagtctagtctatagtatagtctagtctatagtctagtctatattatagtctatattatagtatatagttagtctatagtctaatctatcgcccagtctatagtctagtctatagtctagtttatagtctagtctatagtctagtctatagtctaatcaatattctagactatagtctagtcaatagtctagtctatagtctagtctatattctaatctatagtctagtctataacctagtctaaagtaaagtctatagcctagtttataaactagtatataatctaagctttattctagtctatagtctagtctatagtccagtctatagtctagtctatataatctagtctatagtctagtctataatctagtataaagtctattctatagtctagtatatagtctagtctatagtctagtctatactctagtctatagtctagtctatagtgtattctatagtctagtctatagtctagtatgtattgtagtctttagtttactctgtattctagtctatagtctatactctaatctatactctagtctatagtctagtctatagtctagtctatagtctagtctatagtgtagtctatagtctagtctatagtgtagtctatagtctattatagagtgtagcctatattctagtctatagttcagtctatagtttagtctatataatctattctatagtccagtctatagtctagtctatagtctagtctagtttagtctgtagtctagtctatagtctagtctatagtttagtctgtagtctagtctatagtctagtctatagtctagtctatagtctagtctttagtctagtctatagtctagtctatagtctagtctttagtctagtctatagtctagtctatagtctagtctatattctagtctatagtctagtttatagtttagtttacagtctagtctatagtctagtctatagtctagtctatagtctagtctatagtctagtctatagtctagtctatagtctagtctatagtctagtctatattttagtctatagtctagtttatagtctgttctatattctagtatttagtctagcttatagtctagtctatagtctagtttatagtctagtctatagtcttgtatatagtcttatctatattctagtctatagtctagtctatagtctagtctatagtctagtctatagtttagtctatagtctagtttaaagtctggtctataatctagtctaaagtcaagtctgtagtctagtctatagtctagtcattagactagtctACATTTTACAGAAGACGATTTAtagacttttatttttaatctttcGATAAGTttcgtatataaattttttaaaatgtcgaCTTTTTGAAAATCGTATTTTTTTTGATAGTTACATTTTACGTTATTATGACTAAAAATTCTGGCAACACTTTTTTAattagttgaaaaaaataaagtgtGGCCACCTTGTATAACACATGATTGTAAAATTAAAAGCGCAGTTGCAGTGGACtttattgtttgtgtttttttgcaataaactttgtagttttcaataaaataaaaggtaaagtttgcaaataattttatttttaacaaatatacaaattttgaatACGTTAAAAAGCTTCCAATTAATTTGTGCTTataaaaatcaatgtatttataGTATTGACTACAGTTTAAGGTtacaataattttgtatatacctatgtaatattaaacttatacacacctacataaatattaatacatcagtatgtttatatatttattaatattataaatttttattaaaaactatcaaaaaatattcatttaaaacttGAGTTTAAAATGTGTTTGATGGCGTGCCCTCTAAAACACAGGCATAACCTCTAAAATTCGGGGaatcacaaaaataatttgtttcctAAAATTAGTACTATTACTTTCAGGGCTGGAAAAATTTCAAttggaaataaccatttacttggttataaaagattttgcttttgatttataaacatttcatattcattattatattaaataaaatatatattataaatgtaaaatatattaagaacttttataatgtaattttactattttaaaaatattttaaagtaaaaattttacataaatcacTTTTGGCcacttgattttcttttttcttaccAACAAAACAAGTGGCCACTCTATGCTAGCTTACGTTATAACATTTACGTCAAAACAAAAAACGATTTGTGACGTGTTCGGTGTTGTCGTGGCATTTTGACGTTTTGAATTGTCAAACGTGAAAGTAGACACAGCCGACCAGCAGttgcatttcatttattttccaaatttacGGCCAACGACAGacagtttgtgtgtgtgtttttttaataaattataaaagaaaaaactataataataaataaataaaaatgcgtcaatttgttaatgttttattgGTGTGCTTGTTTGCTGCCTCTGCTTATGCCAGCAGTTGCACCAGTCCCAAAGCCACCGTAACCTCCTTCAGCACACAAGACGCCACCATTCTAACACAGTTGGCTCATATTGGTGAATTCACCTTGAAGTGTGGCAATGGTGCTAAACCCACTTTATTTGCTGAATTCCCCTGTGGTAAAGTAGTACCCGTAGCCCAGGTTGGCGAAGAAAAATATCAAGTGAGTAAAGTGTTATAGCCAAAAAACTTGCTGACgtttttaaaaaacgaaattcCATATTCTAGGTCAGCTGGACACAAGAAATCAAAAAGTCTACTAGTGGCAATGTTGTTGTACGTCTTTTCGATGAAGATGGCTACTCCAACTTGCGTAAGGTACAACGTGATGGCGGCAAGGTGTCCAGCGTCAAGTCTTTGGTTGACATCACCATCAACACCAAGAGTGCCTACAAGGGTCCCTGGGTTAAGGCTGAATTAGTGGCTGCTTTGT harbors:
- the LOC111678149 gene encoding translocon-associated protein subunit delta produces the protein MRQFVNVLLVCLFAASAYASSCTSPKATVTSFSTQDATILTQLAHIGEFTLKCGNGAKPTLFAEFPCGKVVPVAQVGEEKYQVSWTQEIKKSTSGNVVVRLFDEDGYSNLRKVQRDGGKVSSVKSLVDITINTKSAYKGPWVKAELVAALLVGAIAYFAVTTKSKVQA